The window aattatcagcttgatctaaccttttgtggcccactaatggtcaatcatcattgtttcctatggtatggtccacttgattattggatttgcttcatttttttttgaataatgtcctaaaatgatatgaaaaaacggatggatggggtggatactgaatatagttgtcatAGTTCAATCGCACAGCGCATATCTTAGTacaatatacaaaggaaacctattatgtccatttcttttttgagattttatgatttaaaagtgtgtattagggtctttttaaataatccctgaagtttcattgaaaaaatcaacaattatcttaatgtttccccatgtttcccaaaagtgcgataaattatgcgatacaaacgatatatcccgtgcaataaccgatacgtatctgtatcccaagggtgcgatatataGGTGAAGAATGGGTAAAAGGTAGAACTTGTGGAGAATGGATAAGAAAGGATATGATGCACATCACCTATGTGTAGCGATTCAATGCGAGGAAATTGCATGGTTAAAGCTGGACATATCAACTGGTTTTTTTGACACAAGGCTAGGATCCGTCGTGTCCGATCTAGTGTTATCTAATCAGAAATGAGAATAGCCTAAATGATGATTATATTTGGATGCTTTTGATATGTATTCATAACCTAACAGTTACCTAACCTAGCTAGAAAAGACGACCATTAGGTGCATCTTTGTTGGTTTCGATGATGGGAAGAAAGAGAATGTGTGGACCCTACCACTAAGAATGCATGTCTATCACCATTCATTATCTTGGACTCATATTGCGCATTACATGAGATGACAATAAACTTGTTGATTTTAATCAACCTATGCAATAGACTATTATATAGCGCCTGAAgaagttttgtgctctcattgctggtcccaagcCTGGATGAAGGTGGAGGGTTGCGCCAAGTTGGCAGCCGGCATGAAACTTCTGCCATATCATCAAGAATCTTGACAATATGATCTAACTGAAGTTacgacccttgatagagtggaatggcagaataggATTTGTGTGGCCGACaccaattagttaggataaggcttggatgatgatgaaatGAGATGACAACAATATATTTTGGAGAAAGCTTGCGAAGAGTCTAAGGGAGGGAGTATGATATTATCCCACATTAACAAGCCCATGATTTAGCATTGGGGGTGGGGACGACACCATTTGAGCTACTATGGATTTTGATTAGGCTCCAAAAAATATTCCGTAGAGTGGAGGGTGTGGTTGGATTCTTGAGTGGCTTTATGGAGAGAAGAAGAGAGCGGAGAAACAGATTCGGAACTTGAAGAGATTGTTATGTACATCAGTTAGGAAACtaggaaaaaagaaagagttCCATCAATCCTCATTTCACATCATGGGGCAAGGCTTGGGCTGGGCTGGGGTCCATCTAACTTACGGGCCTCAATTTTAGGCATGACCCTTGTCTATGGCCTGAAAGCTAGGATCCACCCAAGCTCGAGCCTGACATTTTCAGGTTTGGCCCAATAGCCCATGGGCCTgctcagcccattgacagcccttatAATGCTTTCTGGTTCCCTTCCTTGGGTTTGAAAATGAAATTCTCAATTTCAAGAAGCTACCATAACTTATTAGATGATTAGAGACTGTAGGCCTGTATCTACAAGAAGTGATCAAAGCTGATGATATCTTTAGATAGCCGTTAAAGATAGTGAAAGACACAGGATAACATTTCCAATGAATGAGAAATAGTCAACTGTCCAtataaagaatgaaaaagaagaagaagaagaagaagatttctcAATCGACTATTTCAGTTACGCTTATTTGGAGTCGAAATAGAAAGCATGCAAACTGTGGTTTGTAGCTGTAAACAGTCAACCTCAATGTGCATGCTGTGGAGATTACAATATCTTTTTGTAGGCATGTCTGATATCAGgcaattcatcaagtgggccccttcGTACAATGAAATGATACAAGATAATCAAGTTGGTccgctcatcaagtgggctgcatgaatATTCTGAATATGGAACACTAGTCAAATTTCTTTAAGTATCTgtcttttttttgtgtgtgttgtTCTCTTGATGATTGGACATGCCTGATTTTTGTGCTACAGCACATTCATGGAGCAGCCCACCTGATTAACAGCCTGGATTTCTCACAATGTGGGCCACACTGGCAAGTGCTGCCAAATAGAGATAGCTTGCATACCTTTAACAGAACTCtttcgtgaaaaaaaaaaagaagctggtTGGCATATTAAAAGGCAAAATGGCCCGCCAGAGTAGCGAAGGAATTCCTCCTCTTGAATGTTTGGGTCTTGGGCCCTGGCTTGAATCTAAAGACATTTAAGCGTGGCCAAGCTCAAGCCCAAATCTTGAATTGTTTACATCTGTCTACCGCAGATCGGGCTTGGTCCCATCTTTCTGGCCATTGGGCCATGGATGGGCCTAAATTCAGGCCCAGTTTTAAATGGGCCAAACTCGGGCTGACCTTGCGTAGGCCCATTTACAGCCATACTCTTCAGTTCAATACAATTATCTGCAGTGCACATTTTCTTTAGCCATTCATTTCATTCTAGTTGTGCTCACATTCCATATTTTGCAAATTTAGTGGAGTCTGGTGTTCTATGCAGGAAGTTGATGATCTGACGCTCAGGAGATTCCTACGTGCCCGTGATCTTGATATTGAGAAAGCTGCTTGCCTATTCCTCAAGTACTTAAAATGGAGGCGGGCCAATGTCCCGGAAGGTTTCATTGCTGAGGCTGAGATCGAAAAACAGCTCTCTGATAAGAAGGTGTTCATGCAAGGATCCGATAAGAAGGGTCGTCGCATAGTAGTTGCTTGCGGCGCTAAGCATTTCTCCTCCAAACGGGATTTAGATGAATTCAAGCGTATGTTTTCTTGATGAATGAAGCCTTGTAATTAGAAGAATACTAATTGCAACTGGCCCCACGAGATGGTACAAATGAGTTTCCATGGGGTTGGACGGGGGTATGTGTACAAGATCAGGAACTTTGATTAGCGTACCCCGCTGGGGACTAGTTTGTTCAGTGTGACCCCCCACAGCTTGGCCCAACAAACCataaacatgtgtggcccacctttcattgttacaaattgttcatatggtGGGACCATCAATGATGGGAGATACCAAAAACTCTCAATCAAGGCATTCTAATCTTCCAATTGACCCCTAATTAAAATGTGAACCATCAGCTGTTAGTATCCATCTTCAATGCACCAGCTGGATAGCTGGATCAACCAATTGTCAAGGCATTGGGGTGTGGCCTGTTTCAAGTTGGGAAGCAccaaatggacagcttggatggttTTATATGTACAATGTCAAATATTAATGTCTTGAAGACTTCATTTCAGCTGATAATGAATCTATGATTGTCATTACAGGTTTCGTAATATACACTCTGGAGAAGATATGTGCCAGGTAATTTCTTCTGTTTTTATGAGGAATTATAGAGTCCCATTGCATTGGTTGTGTATAATTTCATCACGTACCATTcatctgaagtggggcccacgttagGTGTCCACACTCTGAATGTGATGTCCCAAAACTCTCTCAGTGGCTTACAAATAGATAGTTAAAACAGATGACAATAGTCTGGAAGGAAGGCCAATTTTTGAATGGGTAAGATCTTCCAATGTCGAAGAATTTCGGGCATCCTCTATCCATgctttggatcaccaaaccatggtcaACTTGTTGCAGACCCCATACTCCCATTTTAAGATCATAGTTTTATACTTGATGAATGACTTCAAAACTTAGCTGAGTTGACTCGATGCCAAGTTActtaagtgctctttcattaaAATGGTTTTGTCATTGTAGTATGCCGAGTGGACAGGAAAAGTTCATTGCCATTGGAGATCTCGAAGGGTGGGGATATTCCAACAGCGACATCCGTGCGTATGTAGCAGCTCTTGACATCATGCAGGTTTGTTCTTCTTCATAATTCTAAAACTCGCTGACTCAACTTGGGACTCAACAAAATTTTGATCAGAGTCACTGGGAAACTCAGAACCGGAACTGACTCAACATCAACTTGGGAAGACTCGACGGGTTGAATCGAAGACTCGcccaagtcaactcaactcgacgtGACTTGAACTGAGTCACTCATGTCGCAAacgtgttattattattattattatcattatttgtttttttatttaaacTTCCCCCCTTCCCCCACATACTCAGGCACGTACACCCACCTCCACACTCTCATGCACTCGCACCACAAGGGGTGCTCGAACCCGTGATCTTGTGctgaaactccagagagtctaccactgaggcatggcAATAGCACGATctccaatacataattactgttaactaaaatgagatgaaatcattttttaaGTGGCAGCCAAACAGGATTAAGGCTTTTTGATTGAGTACTCAGATTCCTTCGCTCACAGGGCTGGGCTGGTGGGCCATGGACACACCGACGGATCCATTTCCTTTGGTCTTTACCTGTTTATGGCCTTCTGTGGTCTGCTGCTGTAAGTGGGAAGTGTCATTCATTATAATTCCTATAATGGATTGATCATTGCAGAATTACTACCCGGAAAGGCTTGGAAAGTTGTATCTTGTCCACGTACCTTCCATATTCATGGCCGCATGGAAGACGGTGTACCCATTTATTGATCAGAACACCAAGAAGAAGGTACGGATTCTGttttttaatgggcccacatatactTTGATTGAATTGGTTCTCGGGGGAGGCGGGACCCACATGTCCTAGTATCATCACTCATTGGTGCCCTACCTTATTTTAGCCCTGCCGGGTCCACCGTATCATTTCTCTTCCATATGTACATTAGGTTTGGCTCATGGAGTTGTGATTTTTTATGCTGATGTGGCCCAAGTGGGCCTAAGGTATTAAGGAGTCGTTTGGTTGATGGCGAATGGTTGTAATCGGTGATAAATGGATGCAGATGGGCCAAAAAGGGTCATTTGGTTGTGCTAATTGGAATCAATTTCAAATGAAATGCAGCAAAATCAGGTGAATTGGAATCCTCTTAAAATGCTGACATTCGGATGCAAGTGATCGAAATATTCTAAttttcaaaagtgggcccacttttatggcccacctaagtctcagaatttccttatttttggtctaagtatatattttaatgggcttattgcA is drawn from Magnolia sinica isolate HGM2019 chromosome 5, MsV1, whole genome shotgun sequence and contains these coding sequences:
- the LOC131246609 gene encoding uncharacterized protein LOC131246609 is translated as MQEVDDLTLRRFLRARDLDIEKAACLFLKYLKWRRANVPEGFIAEAEIEKQLSDKKVFMQGSDKKGRRIVVACGAKHFSSKRDLDEFKRFVIYTLEKICASMPSGQEKFIAIGDLEGWGYSNSDIRAYVAALDIMQNYYPERLGKLYLVHVPSIFMAAWKTVYPFIDQNTKKKIVFVENKKLKATLLEDIDESQIPQIYGGKLTLVPIQDST